A single region of the Ursus arctos isolate Adak ecotype North America unplaced genomic scaffold, UrsArc2.0 scaffold_10, whole genome shotgun sequence genome encodes:
- the SLITRK1 gene encoding SLIT and NTRK-like protein 1: MLLWILLLETSLCFAAGNVTGDVCKEKICSCNEIEGDLHVDCEKKGFTSLQRFTAPTSQFYHLFLHGNSLTRLFPNEFANFYNAVSLHMENNGLHEIVPGAFLGLQLVKRLHINNNKIKSFRKQTFLGLDDLEYLQADFNLLRDIDPGAFQDLNKLEVLILNDNLISTLPANVFQYVPITHLDLRGNRLKTLPYEEVLEQIPGIAEILLEDNPWDCTCDLLSLKEWLENIPKNALIGRVVCEAPTRLQGKDLNETTEQDLCPLKNRVDSSLPAPPAQEETFAPGPLPTPFKTNGQEDHATPGSAPNGGTKIPGNWQIKIRPTAAIATGSARNKPPANGLPCPGGCSCDHIPGSGLKMNCNNRNVSSLADLKPKLSDVQELFLRDNKIHSIRKSHFVDYKNLILLDLGNNNIATVENNTFKNLLDLRWLYMDSNYLDTLSREKFAGLQNLEYLNVEYNAIQLILPGTFNAMPKLRILILNNNLLRSLPVDVFAGVSLSKLSLHNNYFMYLPVAGVLDQLTSIIQIDLHGNPWECSCTIVPFKQWAERLGSEVLMSDLKCETPVNFFRKDFMLLSNDEICPQLYARISPTLTSHSKNSTGLAETGTHSNSYLDTSRVSISVLVPGLLLVFVTSAFTVVGMLVFILRNRKRSKRRDANSSASEINSLQTVCDSSYWHNGPYNADGAHRVYDCGSHSLSD, translated from the coding sequence ATGCTGCTTTGGATTCTGTTGCTGGAGACGTCTCTTTGTTTTGCCGCTGGAAACGTTACAGGGGACGTTTGTAAAGAGAAGATCTGTTCCTGCAATGAGATAGAAGGGGACCTACACGTAGACTGTGAAAAAAAGGGCTTTACAAGTCTGCAGCGTTTCACCGCCCCGACTTCCCAGTTTTACCATCTATTTCTGCATGGTAATTCCCTCACTCGACTTTTCCCTAATGAGTTTGCTAACTTTTATAATGCGGTTAGTTTGCACATGGAAAACAACGGCTTGCATGAAATCGTTCCTGGGGCTTTTCTGGGGCTGCAGCTGGTGAAAAGGCTGCacatcaacaacaacaagatCAAGTCTTTTCGAAAGCAGACTTTTCTGGGGCTGGACGATCTGGAATACCTCCAGGCTGATTTTAATTTATTACGGGATATAGATCCCGGGGCCTTCCAGGACTTGAACAAGCTGGAGGTACTCATTTTAAATGACAATCTCATCAGCACCCTACCTGCCAATGTGTTCCAGTATGTGCCCATCACCCACCTCGACCTCCGGGGAAACAGGCTGAAAACACTGCCCTATGAGGAAGTCTTGGAGCAAATCCCTGGCATTGCCGAGATTCTGCTAGAGGATAACCCGTGGGACTGCACCTGTGATCTCCTCTCCCTGAAAGAATGGCTGGAAAATATTCCCAAAAATGCTCTGATCGGCCGAGTTGTCTGTGAAGCCCCCACCAGACTGCAGGGGAAAGACCTCAATGAAACCACAGAACAGGACTTGTGTCCTTTGAAAAACCGAGTGGATTCCAGTCTCCCGGCACCCCCTGCCCAGGAAGAGACCTTCGCTCCTGGCCCCCTGCCAACTCCTTTCAAGACAAATGGGCAAGAGGATCATGCCACCCCAGGGTCTGCTCCAAACGGAGGTACAAAGATCCCAGGCAACTGGCAGATCAAAATAAGACCCACTGCTGCGATAGCGACCGGCAGCGCCAGAAACAAACCCCCAGCCAATGGCTTGCCCTGCCCTGGGGGCTGCAGCTGCGACCACATCCCAGGGTCGGGTTTAAAGATGAACTGCAACAACCGGAACGTGAGCAGTTTGGCTGATTTGAAGCCCAAACTCTCCGACGTGCAGGAGCTTTTCCTTCGAGATAATAAGATACATAGCATCCGAAAATCGCACTTTGTGGATTACAAGAATCTCATTCTGTTAGATCTGGGCAACAATAACATTGCTACCGTAGAGAACAACACTTTTAAGAACCTTTTGGACCTCAGGTGGCTGTATATGGATAGCAACTACCTGGACACGCTGTCCCGGGAGAAATTCGCCGGGCTGCAAAACCTCGAGTACCTGAACGTGGAGTACAATGCAATCCAGCTCATCCTTCCTGGCACTTTCAATGCCATGCCCAAACTGAGGATCCTCATTCTCAACAACAACTTGCTGAGGTCCCTACCCGTGGACGTGTTCGCTGGGGTCTCGCTCTCTAAGCTCAGCCTGCACAACAATTACTTCATGTACCTTCCGGTGGCAGGGGTGCTGGACCAGCTAACCTCCATCATCCAGATAGACCTGCACGGAAACCCTTGGGAGTGCTCCTGCACCATTGTGCCTTTTAAGCAATGGGCAGAACGCCTGGGTTCCGAAGTGCTGATGAGCGACCTCAAGTGTGAGACGCCAGTGAACTTCTTTAGGAAGGATTTCATGCTCCTCTCCAATGACGAGATCTGCCCCCAGCTGTACGCGAGGATCTCGCCCACGTTAACTTCGCACAGCAAAAACAGCACTGGGTTGGCGGAGACCGGGACGCACTCCAACTCCTATCTAGACACCAGCAGGGTGTCCATCTCCGTGTTGGTCCCGGGACTGCTGCTGGTGTTTGTCACCTCCGCCTTCACTGTAGTGGGCATGCTCGTGTTTATCCTGAGGAATAGAAAACGATCTAAGAGAAGGGACGCCAACTCCTCGGCGTCCGAAATTAATTCCCTACAGACAGTCTGTGACTCTTCCTACTGGCACAATGGGCCTTACAACGCAGATGGGGCCCACAGAGTATATGATTGTGGCTCTCACTCGCTCTCAGACTAA